The Ptychodera flava strain L36383 unplaced genomic scaffold, AS_Pfla_20210202 Scaffold_37__1_contigs__length_1687728_pilon, whole genome shotgun sequence genome contains a region encoding:
- the LOC139127818 gene encoding sterile alpha motif domain-containing protein 9-like, which produces MPVVMLNYRLSELKTNDKQGAAVAFGDKAKDAELTMTKTEKKQREGDQSIEKFTSSLNIQDLGVNRTGENIVQNQELKLKPIEVEHEVKKTHCEDSPTFLSRKCQRRELSLRLQNLLCGGSKKIDASFYPILVINKPEEYICQSDGHEMQKSLVHYFEFIGSVKWVGVFDFDAESYESGLCNIYQQKNDIKAQLPDTFHNIRDVVRFRDGLKFPEITTWIFSNGRSDMAEEEIILNRKEWNAERSRGVEDAISFFAKPEVVPDLNRAVILFLILSDDIDIMSDTFRKFYSSFGIEHIVCIAEKNENFTKWADEIEKWCPKDKLEDRSVVGMPWEDVKECIMKIQGVVQQSDFFLPTSTGARCPLSERDKNRWSDLSIVCQNECENTDMNKDNPNFEDFIQSMEVDFYRGQKVSWWNFHLNDKHYNHVLKRDIHQQLNEIVQNAVRGVNDISPRVVQVRLFHQPGAGGSTVARHIIWDFHKTYRCTVVNRITPNTGEQILEFRKYSEADTSNCLTTLVLVEDAEDIEVNELVQCLSTGLKGSHPVENPYIVLLHCRRVHSTHIHVKKYAEKSIGLDQQLSTSETKWFADKYIELDSKNVQGLQEYNPDRLVSFMVMKDNFKKDYVENLVSGVIEAISQHRGELKALQYCALMNKFEPDSAIPVACLDGVMGVKYLLKMGTKMKSEATKGKQNSNEPWEFNLSDAAQMLMLKVHIAQLGGVFGIKVVHPIVADEVLKQCSDKFEQTTGNTTMNYIKSDIFKSHSHSKEYLLSKTHDMLIRRKKVEFGDEQDSEFSDLIENIRESEGTAMASDVLKCGFQIFEDALIGQQLARLLYIKEKNFAAAHKYASEAIALVPTNSYLLDTRGQIFKHQIKHKYEEKYCANQEILPIDKTHELLQLAFQGIDFFRRSQEANLVEKSSENNYGFFGEVDVTFLLLQILESMEEFRGSRGQELMHSYLITDKKPKELSQWAEYHRQFKALRDRVEYAIDWISDYVTYYKVGSRKTVVKKEGTKLDKMKHRLEIFHQQFAKYFGESRNVPDMMYEDGNVESINDWRRRQVIYEGGNTFHKIFDMTKIDYDENFKKLIMIRKLLMENNPPNAFDLQILVCVNLAISSFRRKNVSLPSLKEVIDMAKSLLHQARENKLYALYFLTMFLWPRDSLKELADYEGFTEHADALRVRWESMQKKSKDAPQQSYSYKKVLRQQPVKKRPLTYFFLAQNKGLGAFVHINKLNTSAGKVDHERDQFWESPMVVEKLVRIEGMLKNNVSAIARVTEGDKTRSITVRLAEPKDDIISQEPVTFYLGFSWSGPTAFDVKPKERRYTRKYSPYEESITKPISPRNPHDRITEIQSTPFDYDNYRKQHRKLERKLGEIDELKKKQRQGVKLEPGQIEKIKLREKILKDLHHLEDGYKRRMYAEYDI; this is translated from the exons ATGCCCGTTGTAATGTTGAATTATAGACTTAGTGAACTTAAAACTAATGACAAGCAGGGAGCTGCGGTTGCTTTTGGTGATAAAGCAAAAGATGCAGAATTGACAATGACTAAAACAGAGAAGAAACAAAGAGAAGGAGATCAAAGCATTGAGAAGTTTACCAGTAGCCTTAATATCCAAGATTTAGGAGTAAACAGAACTGGTGAAAACAttgttcaaaatcaagaattgaaATTGAAACCAATAGAAGTTGAACATGAAGTAAAGAAAACACATTGCGAGGATTCCCCAACATTCTTATCCAGAAAGTGCCAGCGAAGAGAGCTTTCCTTACGTCTTCAAaacttgttatgtgggggttcaAAGAAAATTGATGCATCATTCTATCCAATCCTTGTGATTAACAAGCCTGAAGAATACATTTGCCAATCTGATGGCCATGAAATGCAGAAGTCTCTAGtgcattattttgaatttatagGCAGTGTCAAATGGGTAGGTGTCTTCGATTTTGATGCTGAGTCCTATGAAAGTGGTTTATGCAACATTTATCAGCAGAAGAATGACATCAAAGCACAATTACCAGACACTTTTCACAACATCCGAGATGTTGTTCGCTTCCGTGATGGCCTCAAATTTCCCGAAATTACTACCTGGATATTTTCTAATGGGCGTTCAGACATGGCAGAGGAAGAGATTATACTTAACCGAAAAGAATGGAATGCAGAACGAAGTCGTGGTGTTGAAGACGCTATAAGCTTTTTCGCAAAGCCAGAAGTAGTACCAGACTTAAACAGAGCAGTTATCCTGTTCCTCATTCTTTCAGATGATATTGACATTATGAGTGATACATTCCGTAAATTTTATTCATCATTTGGTATTGAACATATCGTATGCATCGCTGAAAAAAATGAGAACTTCACAAAATGGGCAGATGAAATTGAGAAATGGTGTCCAAAAGACAAACTTGAAGATAGAAGTGTCGTTGGTATGCCATGGGAAGATGTAAAGGAGTGTATAATGAAGATCCAGGGAGTCGTTCAACAATCTGACTTTTTCCTCCCAACATCCACTGGAGCTAGATGCCCTCTGTCAGAAAGAGACAAGAATCGATGGTCTGACTTATCTATTGTTTGTCAGAATGAGTGTGAAAACACTGATATGAATAAAGATAACCCAAACTTTGAAGATTTCATACAGAGTATGGAAGTTGATTTCTATCGAGGTCAAAAAGTTTCGTGGTGGAACTTCCATCTAAACGATAAGCACTACAACCATGTATTGAAACGTGATATTCACCAGCAGTTAAATGAAATTGTTCAGAATGCAGTGAGGGGTGTGAATGATATTTCACCAAGAGTTGTTCAAGTGAGACTATTTCATCAACCTGGAGCAGGAGGGAGCACGGTTGCAAGACACATTATTTGGGACTTCCATaaaacatacagatgtacaGTTGTGAATCGCATTACCCCGAACACAGGGGAGCAGATACTAGAATTCCGAAAATACAGTGAAGCCGACACCTCCAATTGCCTAACAACCCTTGTATTGGTCGAAGATGCTGAAGATATTGAGGTCAATGAATTAGTGCAATGCCTAAGTACAGGGCTGAAGGGCTCTCATCCAGTAGAAAATCCGTACATTGTTCTCCTTCATTGTAGGAGAGTACATTCTACACACATTCACGTGAAAAAATATGCTGAGAAGAGTATTGGACTAGACCAACAACTAAGTACATCTGAAACTAAGTGGTTTGCAGACAAATATATAGAGCTAGATTCGAAAAATGTCCAGGGTCTTCAAGAGTATAATCCGGACCGACTGGTATCTTTTATGGTCATGAAagacaattttaaaaaagaTTATGTTGAAAATCTGGTGTCTGGAGTGATCGAAGCCATATCACAACATAGAGGGGAGTTGAAGGCTCTTCAATACTGTGCTTTAATGAACAAATTTGAGCCAGATTCAGCAATACCGGTAGCCTGTTTGGATGGTGTAATGGGAGTGAAGTATCTTTTGAAAATGGGTACAAAGATGAAATCAGAGGCTACAAAAGGCAAGCAAAACAGTAATGAACCATGGGAGTTTAACTTATCAGATGCTGCACAAATGCTGATGCTGAAGGTTCACATTGCTCAATTAGGTGGTGTATTTGGCATAAAGGTAGTTCACCCTATAGTTGCAGATGAAGTTCTAAAACAATGTTCCGATAAGTTTGAACAAACAACAGGGAATACTACAATGAATTACATAAAGTCTGATATCTTCAAGAGTCATTCCCATAGCAAAGAGTACCTGCTAAGCAAAACTCATGATATGTTGATTAGAAGGAAGAAAGTGGAGTTTGGAGATGAACAAGATTCAGAGTTCTCTGACTTAATCGAAAATATAAGGGAAAGTGAGGGTACAGCCATGGCATCTGATGTATTGAAATGTGGTTTCCAAATATTCGAAGATGCTCTTATTGGACAGCAGCTGGCAAGATTGTTGTACATCAAAGAAAAGAATTTCGCTGCTGCTCACAAATACGCATCGGAAGCAATTGCTCTTGTACCCACCAATTCTTACCTTCTTGATACAAGAGGCCAGATTTTTAAGCATCAGATAAAACACAAGTATGAAGAAAAGTATTGTGCTAATCAAGAGATTCTGCCAATAGATAAAACCCATGAGCTTTTGCAGCTCGCGTTTCAAGGTATTGACTTTTTTCGTCGATCACAAGAAGCAAACCTTGTGGAGAAGAGCTCTGAAAACAATTATGGTTTTTTTGGAGAGGTTGATGTCACATTCCTCCTGTTGCAGATTTTAGAATCTATGGAAGAGTTCCGTGGCTCAAGGGGACAAGAGCTTATGCACTCGTATCTCATAACTGACAAAAAACCCAAAGAACTTAGTCAGTGGGCAGAGTATCATCGTCAGTTCAAAGCCCTTAGAGACCGGGTGGAATATGCTATAGATTGGATTAGTGACTATGTTACATACTACAAAGTTGGATCCCGTAAGACAGTTGTAAAGAAGGAAGGAACTAAGTTGGACAAAATGAAACACAGGCTGGAAATCTTCCATCAGCAGTTTGCCAAGTACTTTGGGGAATCAAGAAACGTACCTGATATGATGTATGAAGATGGAAATGTGGAAAGTATTAATGACTGGAGGAGGAGGCAGGTGATATATGAAGGAGGCAACACATTTCACAAGATTTTTGATATGACGAAGATTGATTATGATGAAAACTTCAAGAAATTGATTATGATAAGAAAGCTTCTCATGGAGAATAATCCTCCGAATGCATTTGATCTGCAAATCCTAGTCTGTGTTAATCTTGCGATATCATCATTCAGAAGGAAGAATGTTTCTCTTCCCTCACTGAAAGAGGTAATAGATATGGCAAAAAGTTTGCTACATCAGGCAAGAGAAAACAAATTGTATGCATTGTACTTTTTGACCATGTTTCTGTGGCCCCGTGACTCTTTGAAAGAATTGGCAGATTATGAAGGATTTACAGAACATGCTGATGCTCTAAGGGTTCGATGGGAGTCAATGCAAAAGAAAAGCAAGGATGCACCACAGCAAAGTTACTCATATAAGAAGGTTCTACGACAGCAACCGGTAAAGAAAAGGCCACTGACTTACTTCTTTCTGGCTCAAAATAAGGGACTGGGTGCATTTGTTCACATAAACAAGTTAAATACCAGTGCCGGCAAAGTTGATCATGAAAGAGATCAGTTTTGGGAGTCCCCAATGGTAGTGGAGAAACTTGTTCGTATAGAAGGAATGCTAAAGAACAATGTTAGTGCAATAGCAAGAGTAACTGAAGGGGATAAGACTCGGTCAATAACTGTAAGGTTAGCAGAGCCTAAGGATGATATAATAAGTCAAGAGCCTGTGACTTTCTACCTGGGGTTCAGCTGGTCAGGTCCAACAGCATTTGACGTTAAACCTAAAGAAAGAAGATATACACGCAAGTACTCTCCATATGAAGAAAGTATAACAAAGCCAATTTCACCAAGAAACCCACATGATAGAATAACTGAAATCCAGAGCACCCCGTTCGACTATGACAATTATAGGAAGCAACACAGAAAGCTGGAGAGGAAGCTTGGAGAGATAGACGAACTAAAGAAGAAACAGCGACAGGGAGTGAAGCTGGAGCCAGGACAG ATTGAGAAGATTAAGTTAAGGGAAAAGATCTTGAAAGACCTTCATCACCTAGAAGATGGCTACAAAAGACGCATGTATGCAGAATATGATATTTGA